A stretch of DNA from Lotus japonicus ecotype B-129 chromosome 4, LjGifu_v1.2:
CTCTGCTACACAActtgtgcatgtttggatacacgttTGCAATTCATGTTTAGATCCTAAAATCACGTTAACTCATAAGCTACAATATGGAGCTTCTTCCCTAACGTGTTTTGGAGTGTGTCTAACACACATCAAACATACAGTTAATGTACTTTCTGAATCTAGATCTGTATATTTCGTCCAGCGGCTATCAATCACAAAATATGCCAGTACAGGCTCTTCTTTTCAAGTCTAGCCCTCAATCCCTCTCAAATATTCAAATTGTTTTGTTTTCTATaatgaaaaaatgaaattaagggttgaagtttttttgtttttttttttgaaattgggttgAAGTTAACATGACCTGGCTGTATTGTTAACATGATGCTAGTGGTTGTTTAAATATTGAAAATCTTGAATGTATTATGTATGCATAGTAGGGCAAAAGTATGGAAAGAATAAACACAGCAGGCCTagtgaaaaactgaaacttgaATGTATGCAGAGTAGGCCCTTATACCAAAACACTTGTAACCCAGTAAATAATGTACTCAACTTACCTGTGCAAAGACAAATGGCCCCCCATCTCTCATCCGAAGAGAATCTCGCTCCATGACTCCCAAGTCAGCCCCAATTGCTTGTGCAAGGTCAGTCTTGTTTATCACCTGGAATTAAGTCCAAAAAGTTCTGCTGTCGTATTTAAAATTAACATGGCAAGAATTGTACAAATGTGTCATGAACCCATTATCCCCAAAGGTAAAGGAAAAACATagatgattttatattatattatattatattatatttctaactcCCCCTCACACAAGAGTCCATTGCgcttgaagcgtggacaatGCACAGGTCCACATAccatgtgctgaaattcaactttttttattagaaaaatggTGGCAATAAAAGTTGAACTCTAAACCACTTGGTTATAGAGattctgataccatgtcatgaacaAGATGAATGAATTAATGAAAGACACGCTGCAAAAGCTATACAAACAGCACGTACAAGGAGATCAGCTTGCGTGATTCCAGGACCACCTTTCCGAGGAATTTTATCACCACCAGACACATctattatgtaaataatatagTCAGCCAGTTCCCTGCTAAAATTGGCAGCCAGGTTATCTGCAGAAGAACTCAAGTCAATATCCAAAGTTTTTGGGATCAAGCATAATTTCAAAAGCAATGACATAATGTAATAACATATTATAAGCAATTTTACTAGAGAAAACATTTAACTCAATTTAAAAAACAATAGCTAATTATTGAAGTAATAATACCTCCCCCAGATTCACAAAGAAGTATATCTGTTTTGTACAAGTTTGAAAGCTCTTCCAATGGTCCAAGATTAATACTGATGTCCTCTCGAATCGCAGCATGTGGACAGCCCCCAGTTTCTACAGCACGTATCCTTTCCTCCGGAAGTGCTTTATTTCTCACCAAGAACTCGCCATCTTCTTTTGTGAATATATCATTTGTCACCTGAAATGATATTCCAATTTTAGAATGTGCACAGATGAAGTTAGGATCAAAATAGTCTCCGCTTCTTTCTAGTGGATAAAGATGTCCATCATTCACACCTCGGGACATATTTAAACTGCTAGTTGCTTCATATCTCTGCCTTAAACCGCAAACCATTAAGAGACTTTGTAATCCTACCATAAACCATCACAGCAAGAAGAAAAATGCAGTATAGGATCTAAGCTTGGACAAGATATTCTTAAAAAGTGATGCATAACTTAGAAGTTTCCAAAAACCAATAAGTTATTTTTTACCATCCCTTTGTTGTTCTATGGTACAACCTCTTGGTCTCATTGTTTGAGGACAACATTTAAAAACTAAAGCGCATACAGGAAAGAAATAAAGCTGTTTCAAATCCTTTGTCTGCAAAACTCAAACCTCTATGAATTGATAACTAGTAAAAATGACAGCCTGAAGGCCATAACCCACTTCAACATAAGAGCATGGAACAAAATTCAGCAAGGTTTTCACAATTTGCTGCATGATTCAACTGATTTCAACGACTTTACTCCTAAGGTATATTAATTTCTGATTACTCTGAATAAATTTCAAACAATTTTTCTGAACCATCACAACCTACATTCTAGAAGATTCATAAATTGTCATGTTTTCTATGAGAACATGAAAAACTAAACTTAATGGCTGCCGCAGAACAAATCTTTTGATATGGACACTATTTTTGAAATGATTCTGTTTATAAAAAAACCAAGACACCTGCGTCGCTACATAAGTTATCCATTCCAACAACCAGTCACAAACCTAGAATTTGACGAGAACTCCGGGTGTGTttgggtaaacaacttaattaagctaGCGATAAGTGctaattcataagctaatttgacaagcttattgaaataagctcaaaatatgTTATAGGTAGGTATAAGCACTTATTCATTAGGTAATCTAagcaacttatgaaaataagatcAAGACAACTTATAAGTACATCATAAACTCTTCatataagctctcccaaacactagCATAAACGTTTGTACTaaaagataaactcaaataacaTCTCCCAAACGGGGCCTTAATCCTAAAATCATTGATAATCTCAAAATGGAAAAATGCAATATTTAGGAAGAAATAAGGTTTATAACGACACTCACCGCAGCAAGACTGTAATTGTCCCGCAAAAATTCACAAAGGGCCAACATCAAAGCAGTTTTCCTGCACAGTTTAACCATGAaccatcaaataaaaaaaaaaaatccattacCTACAAAGAACATTGAAATTGTAGCAAAACTTCACTATGAAATTTCAGCTGATAGCTAGCACAAACAGGACAAACAGAAATTTTTCACCTTTTGCATTCTATACATCATTATATTTCAATAGGAATTGATAAAACAGTTAAACCCAACAAAACTATATCAATCAATGCCCACTTtactatattaattaaaaactgAGACTTGGCATGAAATATTGTGAAACGAAGCAGCATACCCAGTACCCACTGGTCCACCGATGCCAATGGTGAAAGCTCTTTCATTGAAATCCCTGTTGATAAGAGGTGGAGCTCTTCTGGTGAAGAAGCCAGGAGAGTAAATGGGTTCGTGAGAGTGTGGCGCGAGACCATCGTGGCTGTGGTACACCTTCCCATCAGGACCTACATATGAATCGGATCCTGCTGATGCAACTCCATCGGAGTGAGAGTGGGAGTTATCATGATGATCATGGTCATGGCCATGGTCActatgatggtggtggtgatggtgttcGTGGTTGTGGTCACCTGCAGAAGCCATTGAAATGGAGGTTTGTTACTGAACTGAAACTGTATACTATAGTGGAAGGAAAATGAGAATGTCACACTACACTACAGTTATCACTTAAGCTTATCATGAAAATGTTTTGTTGACTTGAGCTATACTTGGTGCGAAAAAAACGATGATTTGGtttcaattaattaatctaATTAATGTATACGATTTTTTGGCCATTTTGAAAAATGGGCTTATAATCTAAGCTTTGAGATGTGGACCAAATTAGCAATTGATAGGCACAACGTACGGATTTGTCTTGTTG
This window harbors:
- the LOC130713708 gene encoding urease accessory protein G isoform X1 — its product is MISLSDNCDHNHEHHHHHHHSDHGHDHDHHDNSHSHSDGVASAGSDSYVGPDGKVYHSHDGLAPHSHEPIYSPGFFTRRAPPLINRDFNERAFTIGIGGPVGTGKTALMLALCEFLRDNYSLAAVTNDIFTKEDGEFLVRNKALPEERIRAVETGGCPHAAIREDISINLGPLEELSNLYKTDILLCESGGDNLAANFSRELADYIIYIIDVSGGDKIPRKGGPGITQADLLVINKTDLAQAIGADLGVMERDSLRMRDGGPFVFAQVKHKVGVEEIVNHVIQAWEAATGKKRH
- the LOC130713708 gene encoding urease accessory protein G isoform X2, which translates into the protein MISLSDHNHEHHHHHHHSDHGHDHDHHDNSHSHSDGVASAGSDSYVGPDGKVYHSHDGLAPHSHEPIYSPGFFTRRAPPLINRDFNERAFTIGIGGPVGTGKTALMLALCEFLRDNYSLAAVTNDIFTKEDGEFLVRNKALPEERIRAVETGGCPHAAIREDISINLGPLEELSNLYKTDILLCESGGDNLAANFSRELADYIIYIIDVSGGDKIPRKGGPGITQADLLVINKTDLAQAIGADLGVMERDSLRMRDGGPFVFAQVKHKVGVEEIVNHVIQAWEAATGKKRH